In Brienomyrus brachyistius isolate T26 chromosome 3, BBRACH_0.4, whole genome shotgun sequence, the following proteins share a genomic window:
- the inpp5f gene encoding phosphatidylinositide phosphatase SAC2 has translation MELFQAKDHYILQKGDTALWCSRKDGKMEVRPATDLLLAWNPVCLGLAEGIIGKIQLHADLPLGLVLIRQKALVGKLPGNHEVYKITKIAVVPLSEDEPQDLELELCKKHHFGINKPEKIAQSPDEPKFLMKTLNQIKSNVAVPMKKKVKENKEKERLEKRLLDEFFKIFMDSDSFFYSMTYDLTNAVQRQGDAGKLEVPPPLWQRVDDRFFWNKHMIQEVIDLQVPHADFWVTPIIQGFVQIEELVVNYNETVEEDRSSPDSPQQEATCVDDIYPRFTVAIISRRSRHRAGMRYKRRGVDDGGNVANYVETEQLIHVHNHTLSFVQTRGSVPVFWSQVGYRYNPRPRLDKGEKETAAYFAAHFEEQLKIYKKQVIINLVDQTGREKLIGDAYLKQVLLYNNPSLTYVSFDFHEHCRGMKFENVQTLTDAISDIITDMKWCWVDQAGVICHQQGIFRVNCMDCLDRTNVVQAAIARVIMEQQLKKLGVMPPEQPLPLRCYRIYQVMWANNGDTISRQYAGTAALKGDFTRTGERKLAGVMKDGVNSANRYYLNRFRDAYRQAVIDLMMGTPVTEDLYSIFSKEKEHEEKEKARQRVQQEQVSLLLQTYMQLLLPDDEKFHGGWALIDCDPSLIDATHKDVDVLLLLSNSAYYVAYYDDEADKVNQYQRLSLQGLERIEIGPEPTLFGKPKFCCMRLHYRNGDTSGYFHTLRAVTRSPEDDGKDTLQCIAEMLRLTKQALGLDVQVVEKKLERRHSKPHEGIVGIGSRNPDQVFGSSGLAQGKNFLMNKFSSLNQKVKQTKSTVNIGNFKPLGKLGNFPKPDVKVNFLKPNMKVNLWKSDSSLETTDSNPGAANLKDHSDTSDLELSDSDSCHSDEQPHSGSRENVDYVLPSCGIVASRPRLSSRSQSISSVELTIPSAIRITTCDGQMVEQGVAAEDEQSPELALEAEEDILIDFGSSMDAYCHQFVHDAQSKVTKAQVEVTGVPQQVPQEPFSSKVQEEAGGQPSTTQISRPSQLDVQSSTSNTNLLTIQAPSSTASCSSQKSLGSHAEGSTGPSPADGGGSRVASPFAKIKSSMAQVANLTQAGLTQGINFAVAKVQKSPEPDSVEETQQNELKAMFTQCQTRIIQI, from the exons ATCTCCCGCTGGGCCTGGTGCTCATCCGGCAAAAGGCGCTGGTCGGGAAGCTCCCTGGAAACCATGAAGTCTACAAGATCACCAAGATCGCTGTCGTGCCGCTCTCGGAGGATGAGCCGCAGGACCTGGAGCTGGAG TTGTGCAAGAAGCATCACTTCGGCATCAACAAGCCAGAGAAAATAGCGCAGTCCCCGGACGAGCCCAAGTTCCTGATGAAGACTCTGAACCAAATTAAGTCCAACGTCGCCGTGCCCATGAAGAAGAAG GTCAAGGAGAACAAGGAGAAGGAGCGTCTGGAGAAACGTCTGCTGGACGAGTTCTTCAAGATATTCATGGACTCCGACTCCTTCTTCTACAGCATGACGTATGATCTCACAAACGCGGTCCAGAGGCAGGGAGATGCCGGGAAGCTGGAGGTGCCGCCGCCGCTGTGGCAGCGG GTGGACGATCGTTTTTTCTGGAACAAACACATGATTCAGGAAGTCATTGATCTCCAG GTGCCACATGCGGACTTCTGGGTGACTCCCATCATCCAGGGCTTTGTGCAGATAGAGGAGCTGGTGGTGAATTATAACGAGACGGTGGAGGAGGACAGGAGCAGTCCTGACTCCCCCCAGCAGGAGGCGACGTGCGTGGATGATATCTACCCCCGTTTCACCGTAGCTATCATTTCCCGGCGCAGTCGGCATCGTGCAG GCATGCGTTATAAGCGACGCGGCGTGGATGATGGTGGCAACGTGGCCAACTACGTGGAGACAGAGCAGCTGATCCACGTCCATAACCACACCCTGTCCTTTGTTCAGACCCGTGGCTCTGTGCCCGTTTTCTGGAGCCAGGTCGGCTACCGCTACAACCCCCGACCACGTCTGGACAAAG GTGAGAAAGAAACTGCTGCCTACTTTGCAGCTCACTTTGAAGAGCAATTAAAGATCTACAAGAAGCAG GTGATCATTAATTTGGTGGACCAAACCGGGAGGGAGAAGCTGATTGGAGATGCTTATCTGAAGCAGGTTCTGCTCTACAACAATCCAAGCCTCACTTACGTTTCATTTGACTTCCATGAACACTG CCGAGGAATGAAGTTCGAGAACGTTCAGACCCTCACCGATGCCATCAGTGACATCATCACCGACATGAAGTGGTGCTG GGTGGACCAGGCTGGGGTCATCTGTCACCAGCAGGGCATCTTCAGGGTCAACTGCATGGACTGTCTGGACAGGACCAACGTGGTCCAGGCTGCCATCGCGCGGGTCATTATGGAGCAGCAG CTGAAGAAGCTGGGCGTGATGCCGCCAGAACAGCCGCTGCCGCTCCGGTGTTACCGCATCTACCAGGTGATGTGGGCCAACAACGGAGACACCATCAGCCGGCAGTACGCCGGCACCGCGGCCCTCAAG GGGGATTTCACCCGAACAGGAGAGCGAAAGCTCGCTGGAGTGATGAAGGATGGCGTGAATTCAGCCAACCGGTACTACCTGAACCGCTTCCGGGACGCCTACAGACAGGCCGTTATTG ACCTGATGATGGGAACACCGGTGACAGAAGACCTGTACTCCATCTTCAGCAAAGAGAAGGAGCACGAGGAGAAGGAGAAGGCGCGCCAGAGGGTCCAGCAGGAGCAGGTCAGCCTGCTGCTGCAGACCTACATGCAGCTGCTTCTGCCCGACGACGAGAAGTTCCACGGGGGCTGGGCCCTTATCGACTGCGACCCCAG CCTAATCGACGCGACTCACAAAGACGTGGACGTTCTCCTCCTGCTGTCCAATTCAGCGTACTACGTGGCCTA CTACGACGACGAGGCTGATAAAGTGAACCAGTATCAGCGTCTCAGTCTGCAAGGGTTAGAGAGGATCGAAATTG GTCCTGAGCCCACTCTCTTTGGGAAGCCCAAGTTCTGCTGCATGAGGCTTCATTACAGGAATGGAGACACATCGGGCTATTTCCACACCCTGAGAGCAGTCACACGCAGCCCAGAGGACGATGGAAAAG ATACCTTGCAGTGTATAGCTGAGATGCTCCGCCTCACCAAGCAGGCCCTGGGCCTTGACGTCCAGGTCGTGGAGAAAAAGCTGGAGAG GAGGCACAGTAAACCTCACGAAGGTATCGTCGGCATCGGATCCCGGAACCCGGACCAGGTCTTCGGCAGTTCCGGTCTTGCCCAGGGGAAGAACTTCCTCATGAACAAGTTCTCCTCGCTGAACCAGAAGGTGAAACAGACGAAGTCTACCGTCAACATCGGAAACTTCAAGCCACTGGGGAAGCTGGGAAACTTCCCCAAGCCGGACGTGAAGGTCAACTTCCTGAAGCCCAACATGAAGGTCAACTTGTGGAAGTCCGACAGCAGCCTGGAGACGACAGACAGCAACCCAGGGGCAGCGAATCTCAAAGACCATTCTGATACGTCCGATCTGGAACTCTCTGACTCTGACTCCTGCCACTCTGATGAGCAGCCGCACTCCGGTTCCCGGGAGAACGTGGACTATGTTCTTCCCAGCTGTGGTATAGTGGCCTCCAGACCACGCCTGTCCAGTCGCTCCCAGTCAATCAGCAGCGTGGAACTGACCATCCCTTCTGCTATCCGAATCACCACCTGCGATGGTCAGATGGTAGAACAGGGCGTGGCTGCTGAAGATGAACAATCTCCGGAACTGGCGCTGGAAGCCGAGGAGGACATCCTGATTGACTTTGGGAGTTCCATGGATGCCTACTGCCACCAGTTTGTCCATGATGCACAGAGTAAAGTCACTAAAGCACAGGTGGAAGTGACAGGGGTTCCTCAGCAGGTCCCACAGGAACCTTTCAGCAGTAAAGTTCAAGAAGAAGCAGGAGGTCAACCCAGCACGACCCAGATTTCCAGACCATCTCAGCTGGACGTCCAGTCTTCTACATCCAACACGAACCTGCTGACCATCCAAGCTCCATCCTCCACTGCCTCTTGTTCCTCCCAGAAGAGCCTGGGCTCACACGCTGAGGGCAGCACGGGGCCTTCCCCCGCCGATGGTGGAGGCAGCCGCGTGGCATCTCCTTTCGCCAAGATCAAGAGCTCGATGGCCCAGGTGGCCAACTTGACGCAGGCCGGACTGACTCAAGGGATCAACTTTGCGGTGGCGAAAGTCCAGAAGAGCCCGGAGCCAGACAGCGTTGAAGAAACTCAGCAGAACGAGCTTAAAGCGATGTTTACACAGTGCCAGACCAGGATCATCCAGATCTAG
- the LOC125738564 gene encoding mini-chromosome maintenance complex-binding protein, whose protein sequence is MPTVHDWINSPLGVVEGIFAQYNSSPDWEQKVLDFFREKLKDQEAASWVPSLNDVPLHYLKTSSLVKFRCMVQDMFDPEFYVGVYETAAPPPESKVLKLGKYRDMTDCEVDLNSKHVVTMERQSFYCVPIPGESQWVKDGFARCSQARVLPSTSYMPQRHKRSHEEEDDEMESQPHKQKEQLTGNHAATDPFGHGDTKRLETGSQGANAAASGCPHSLELNFPLPGEMGPACLVKVYEEWEKFKVNDVLEVYGILSVDPLLSVIAEEREGHFVDSMDGMESLEEQRAHSPPASLVPRVHMLHAYRLQHNNPLLPPAASEVSSGFLGELASIRAELIGFLTHVLLGDGLAAEYLLLHLLSNVYARRDVLPLGKFALNLSGCPPSSSYTEQLFRVLQQLVTCSHRVGMSLGNMNGLHFTPQKDYTANRLRSGILQLSPNTLLFLDETQLQQGQLDAAGVRNITALGNLISWQKVDYDFSYHQMEFPCNINVLIASEGKSLLPSDCHMPLQPQLPPPNIEEYMGALQAALPPSLLNKFRIYLTALRHQEYSISEELTKMVEEDFVEMRKEDPQSISADDLHRTLVVARLLSLSVGQSTLSRDRWVRAKHLEARRTSRTQQRTINSNEP, encoded by the exons ATGCCCACTGTTCACGACTGGATCAACAGCCCCCTCGGTGTCGTGGAAGGCATTTTTG CCCAGTACAATTCCAGTCCAGACTGGGAGCAGAAAGTTCTGGATTTTTTCAGAGAGAAGCTAAAGGACCAAGAAGCAGCGAGCTGG GTTCCCTCGCTGAACGATGTTCCTCTGCACTACCTGAAGACCAGCAGTTTGGTGAAGTTCCGCTGCATGGTGCAGGACATGTTTGATCCTGAATTTTACGTGGGGGTGTATGaaacagctgcccccccccctgaatCCAAG GTCTTAAAGCTTGGAAAGTACAGGGACATGACTGACTGTGAG GTGGACCTGAACTCCAAACATGTGGTGACCATGGAGAGGCAGAGCTTTTACTGTGTGCCGATTCCTGGGGAGTCACAGTGGGTCAAAGAC GGGTTTGCGCGCTGCAGCCAGGCACGCGTACTTCCCTCCACCTCGTACATGCCGCAGCGGCACAAGCGGAGCCATGAGGAGGAGGATGACGAGATGGAGTCACAGCCGCACAAGCAGAAGGAGCAGCTGACGG GGAATCATGCTGCCACAGACCCCTTTGGCCACGGAGACACCAAGCGGCTAGAGACGGGATCCCAGGGTGCAAACGCCGCTGCCTCCGGGTGTCCCCACTCCCTGGAGCTGAACTTCCCCCTGCCCGGGGAGATGGGGCCTGCTTGCCTGGTGAAG GTCTACGAGGAGTGGGAGAAGTTCAAAGTGAACGACGTATTGGAGGTGTACGGGATCCTGTCGGTGGACCCGCTGCTGAGCGTCATCGCCGAGGAACG AGAAGGACATTTTGTTGATTCGATGGATGGGATGGAGAGCCTGGAAGAGCAGAGAGCCCACAGTCCGCCTGCCTCCTTGGTTCCCCGAGTTCACATGCTGCATGCCTACAGACTGCAGCATAATAAcccactactgccccctgctgcctcGGAGG TGTCCTCGGGCTTCCTGGGCGAGCTGGCATCCATCAGAGCAGAGCTCATCGGCTTCCTCACGCATGTGTTGCTAGGAGATGGTCTGGCGGCAGAGTATCTGCTCCTGCACCTCCTGTCTAACGT CTACGCCAGGAGAGACGTCCTTCCTCTGGGGAAGTTCGCCCTCAACCTGagcggctgcccccccagctccTCTTACACCGAGCAGCTCTTCAGGGTGCTACAGCAGCTCGTGACATGT TCCCACCGGGTCGGCATGAGCCTTGGCAACATGAACGGCCTGCACTTCACACCCCAGAAGGACTACACAGCCAACCGGCTACGCAGCGGCATCCTGCAACTGAGCCCCAACACGCTGCTCTTCTTGGACGAGACACAGCTGCAGCAGGGGCAGCTGGACGCGGCGG GCGTCAGGAACATCACCGCCCTGGGCAACCTGATCTCCTGGCAAAAGGTTGATTATGACTTCAGCTACCACCAGATGGAATTCCCCTGCAATATTAATGTGCTGATTGCGTCAGAGGGAAAATCACTCCTGCCG TCCGACTGCCACATGCCCCTCCAgccccagctgcccccccccaacatcgAGGAGTACATGGGCGCCCTGCAGGCAGCGCTGCCCCCATCCCTGTTGAATAAATTCCGCATTTATTTGACCGCGCTCCGGCACCAGGAATACAGCATCTCCGAGGAGCTGACCAAG atggtggaggaggactTTGTGGAAATGCGGAAGGAGGATCCACAGAGCATCTCTGCAGATGATCTTCACAGAACGTTAGTGGTTGCCAG GCTGCTGTCCCTCAGTGTGGGGCAGAGCACGCTGTCGCGGGACCGCTGGGTGCGAGCCAAGCACCTGGaggccaggagaaccagcaggaCACAGCAGAGGACCATCAACAGCAATGAGCCCTAG